A single region of the Vicia villosa cultivar HV-30 ecotype Madison, WI linkage group LG4, Vvil1.0, whole genome shotgun sequence genome encodes:
- the LOC131597453 gene encoding uncharacterized protein LOC131597453 — protein sequence MASSSNVQRKASSSHNVQQRKPAYFPLKSCSIPNNELKVLCETMMDFENLMAHDLKTKTTMLVQGWSNYFERLIGPVYPLLVKDFWTHATVTSTAIISFVLGHEVIVTEKLIRKLYGLDGIDGITSALHGRTDWEKSIESCFLLVLPLPSLLP from the coding sequence ATGGCTTCATCCtcaaatgttcaacgcaaggcATCATCGTCACATAATGTTCAACAAAGGAAACCTGCATATTTTCCTTTGAAGTCTTGTTCGATTCCTAATAATGAACTGAAGGTTCTCTGCGAAACAAtgatggattttgaaaatcttatggcaCATGATTTAAAAACCAAAACTACAATGCTTGTACAGGGATGGTCAAATTACTTTGAAaggttgattggaccagtttacccttTATTGGTTAAGGATTTCTGGACACATGCTACGGTTACTTCAACTgccatcatctccttcgtgctagggcatgaagtcaTTGTGACTGAGAAGTTGATAAGAAAATTGTATGGTCTTGATGGTATAGATGGAATCACTAGTGCTCTTcatggaagaactgattgggaaaAGTCGATCGAGAGTTGTTTTCTTCTGGTATTGCCTCTCCCTTCACTACTGCcttga